In one Musa acuminata AAA Group cultivar baxijiao chromosome BXJ2-5, Cavendish_Baxijiao_AAA, whole genome shotgun sequence genomic region, the following are encoded:
- the LOC103985301 gene encoding uncharacterized protein LOC103985301, whose product MMELSAPPPRGHPLLAGLRRPPSIPASPLLLPHLSSCPITNRSLFASHSAKSLSLVSDAGWGRPRDRPPRARASDEDASMVVVHDDAGSKRVDGPSFLMRSSYGEGDNPDGGEQIAEAANNLLSKLNLKIDSEEAYGILFYVAGALAALWISAAFVSSIDSLPVFPKVMEVVGLGFTIWFSTRYLIFKENRDELFTKLDELKEKILGPSNK is encoded by the exons ATGATGGAGCTCTCTGCGCCGCCTCCTCGCGGCCACCCTTTACTCGCTGGCCTCCGCCGTCCCCCGTCCATCCCTGCCTCCCCTCTTCTCCTCCCCCACCTCTCCTCTTGCCCCATCACTAACCGATCACTATTCGCTTCGCACTCCGCCAAATCCCTTTCCTTGGTTTCTGATGCAGGATGGGGTCGTCCCCGTGATCGACCGCCGCGGGCCAGGGCCTCGGACGAGGATGCCTCCATGGTTGTTGTACACGATGATGCTGGGTCGAAACGGGTCGATGGGCCTTCCTTTCTCATGAGGTCGTCGTACGGGGAGGGAGACAACCCCGATGGCGGAGAGCAGATTGCTGAGGCAGCGAATAATCTTTTGTCTAAGCTTAATCTTAAG ATAGACTCTGAAGAGGCATATGGCATCCTCTTTTATGTAGCTGGTGCTCTGGCCGCATTGTGGATTTCTGCAGCCTTTGTTTCCTCCATTGATTCCCTACCTGTG TTTCCAAAAGTGATGGAAGTTGTCGGCCTTGGCTTCACAATCTGGTTCAGCACTCGGTATCTGATATTTAAG GAAAACAGGGACGAATTATTTACCAAGCTTGATGAACTCAAAGAGAAAATATTAGGACCTAGCAATAAATGA